The Argopecten irradians isolate NY chromosome 6, Ai_NY, whole genome shotgun sequence genome has a window encoding:
- the LOC138324757 gene encoding serine/threonine-protein kinase RIO1-like yields the protein MEYIADGQFDDAEEDLKFRTSDDKIQQATKFSDKLENKVIELELNDNKTPNTGDDGYWEEEDLEDEDEDDNYDWDGMTGDFTKKYNAVTSHSQQPQYKSPNQTRIPSKGANTFSNPPDKTMRKFVDKINVDQYSGPKLTNSAMSGLMNSGKKMNNDRCQRKDKADRATAEQVMDPRTRMILFKMLSKGIITEINGCISTGKEANVYHATAKDGSHRAVKVYKTSILVFKDRDKYVTGEFRFRNGYCKHNPRKMVRTWAEKEMRNLIRIHQSGILCPEPVFLRSHVLVMDFIGTDGWPAPLLKDCDISDSKARELYLQCIHMVRTLYHTCKLIHADLSEFNMLYHEGKVYVIDVSQSVEHDHPHALEFLRKDCTNITDFFRKKGVCTLTMKELFDFVTDITITDDNIDAYLDHVMEMSANRTQEDITEQQKIDDEVFKNAFIPRTLDDVIDFERDFTKAKTGKTDHILYQTVTGLKADLTGAQQEPVLLEDKAETTDVSEDVKDKDNSVVDSEDSSDCSDSDDSDNSEKVNKAALSHRPRDESPNSKKERKQKIKEEQREKRKNKIPKHIKKKKEKMGKSGKKS from the exons ATGGAGTATATCGCAGATGGACAATTCGACGACGCAGAAGAAGACTTAAAATTTAG AACGAGTGATGACAAAATTCAGCAAGCTACAAAGTTCAGCGACAAATTGGAAAACAAGG TGATTGAGCTTGAATTGAATGATAACAAAACCCCAAATACAGGCGATGATGGATACTGGGAGGAGGAGGACTTGGAAGATGAGGATGAAGATGATAATTACGACTGGGACGGGATGACAGGAGACTTTACTAAGAAATACAATGCTGTCACATCTCATAGCCAGCAG CCCCAATACAAATCGCCAAACCAAACCAGAATTCCTTCAAAAGGTGCCAACACATTTTCAAACCCACCAGATAAAACCATGAGGAAATTTGTAGATAAAATCAATGTTG ATCAGTACTCTGGCCCTAAGCTGACAAACTCAGCGATGTCTGGACTGATGAATTCTGGCAAGAAAATGAACAATGACAG ATGCCAACGTAAGGATAAAGCCGATAGAGCCACGGCCGAGCAGGTGATGGACCCTCGTACACGTATGATACTGTTTAAGATGCTGAGCAAGGGTATCATCACCGAGATCAATGGATGCATTAGTACAGGGAAGGAGGCCAATGTGTACCATGCTACAGCCAAAGATGGATCACATCGCGCCGTCAAG GTATACAAGACATCCATTCTGGTATTTAAGGATCGAGACAAATATGTCACAGGCGAATTTAG ATTCAGAAACGGTTATTGTAAACACAACCCCAGGAAGATGGTGAGGACCTGGGCCGAGAAGGAAATGAGGAATCTTATTAG GATCCACCAATCTGGAATTTTGTGTCCTGAGCCAGTGTTCCTTCGGAGTCACGTTCTCGTCATGGACTTTATCGGCACGGATGGCTG GCCCGCACCACTGCTGAAGGACTGTGACATCTCCGATTCGAAGGCTCGTGAACTCTATCTTCAGTGTATCCATATGGTGCGGACACTGTATCATACCTGTAAACTCATTCACGCCGATCTCAGCGAGTTTAATATGCT ATACCATGAAGGTAAAGTGTATGTTATCGATGTGTCACAGTCAGTGGAGCATGACCATCCTCACGCTCTCGAGTTCCTCAGGAAGGACTGCACCAACATCACAG ATTTCTTCAGGAAGAAAGGCGTATGTACACTGACAATGAAAGAGCTGTTTGATTTTGTGACGGATATAACTATTACCGATGACAACATTGATGCCTACCTGGATCATGTGATGGAGATGTCAGCCAATCGGACGCAGGAAGACATCACAGAGCAGCAAAAGATAGACGACGAG gtTTTCAAAAATGCCTTTATACCAAGAACCTTAGACGATGTTATTGACTTCGAAAGAGATTTTACAAAAGCAAAGACAGGGAAAACTGATCAT attttgtaCCAGACAGTGACTGGTTTAAAAGCAGACTTGACAGGGGCCCAacag GAACCTGTGTTACTAGAGGATAAAGCAGAAACAACAGATGTATCTGAGGATGTGAAGGATAAAGACAACAGTGTGGTAGATTCTGAGGACAGCAGTGACTGTAGTGATAGTGATGATAGTGACAATAGTGAAAAAGTAAACAAGGCGGCATTATCTCATCGACCGAGAGACGAATCACCCAACAGTAAAAAG gaaagaaaacaaaaaataaaagaggaACAGAGAGAAAAGCGGAAAAATAAAATCCCAAAACAcatcaaaaagaaaaaagaaaaaatgggTAAAAGTGGAAAGAAGAGCTAA